The Aureitalea marina genome includes a window with the following:
- a CDS encoding helix-turn-helix domain-containing protein, producing MYSNPFDQIDHRLKSIEEVLTELNKKTSENRPVNYTVKETAEILKVSEQSIRSYINRGLLPAARIGRHYVIDKEVIDNLDSVKSLRYQRTK from the coding sequence ATGTATTCAAATCCTTTCGATCAGATTGACCACCGTCTTAAGAGTATTGAAGAGGTTCTTACGGAATTAAACAAGAAAACCTCAGAAAATAGACCTGTAAACTACACGGTTAAAGAGACTGCTGAAATTCTAAAGGTCAGTGAACAGTCTATTCGGAGTTATATCAACCGAGGTCTTTTACCTGCTGCAAGAATTGGTAGACACTATGTCATCGACAAAGAGGTCATTGACAACCTGGATTCTGTTAAATCATTACGATATCAGCGAACTAAATAA
- a CDS encoding helix-turn-helix domain-containing protein — MNPLEKKFVEVHKKLDELLIRKKLRDEVPAMYHLFKEKEVAEIFKVNIRTIKNWRRQGLLGHVKLTAGIYYKLPDIMFLIDQHYEPAKSFE, encoded by the coding sequence ATGAATCCTCTGGAGAAAAAATTTGTGGAAGTCCATAAGAAACTTGATGAATTGCTCATAAGGAAAAAGCTGCGAGATGAAGTTCCGGCAATGTATCATTTATTCAAAGAAAAGGAAGTCGCTGAAATCTTTAAGGTCAACATTCGAACAATTAAGAACTGGAGGAGACAGGGACTTCTGGGTCACGTTAAATTAACAGCGGGTATATATTATAAACTGCCAGACATAATGTTCTTAATAGACCAACACTATGAGCCAGCTAAAAGTTTCGAATAA